In Polaribacter sp. L3A8, a genomic segment contains:
- a CDS encoding DUF2911 domain-containing protein, whose protein sequence is MKKIILSLFVAACTLTSNAQIKTPAPSPSQKIEQEVGLTDVTLEYSRPGMRGRTIFGDLVPFNEVWRTGANANTKITFSTDVTIDGQELKKGTYALYTKPGKESWDVIFYADATNWGNPEKWDETKVAAQTKATVQTMPVKIETFTMMFDDITNSSAVLGVLWENTYVGLKFETPTEAMVAKQINATMSGPSANDYFASASYYLEAGKDIKKAQTWIDKAVEMTSDAPKFYILRKQSLIHAKAGDKKGAIKAAKESLKYSEKAGNAGYVKMNKASLKEWGAM, encoded by the coding sequence ATGAAAAAAATTATATTATCCTTATTTGTAGCGGCATGTACACTTACTTCAAATGCACAAATTAAAACACCGGCACCAAGTCCTTCTCAAAAAATAGAACAAGAAGTAGGTTTAACAGATGTTACTTTAGAGTACTCTAGACCAGGAATGAGAGGAAGAACCATTTTTGGTGATTTAGTACCTTTTAATGAAGTTTGGAGAACCGGAGCAAATGCTAACACAAAAATCACTTTTTCTACAGACGTTACCATTGATGGCCAAGAGTTAAAAAAAGGAACCTACGCTTTATACACAAAACCAGGAAAAGAGTCTTGGGATGTAATTTTTTATGCTGATGCAACAAACTGGGGAAATCCAGAAAAATGGGATGAGACAAAAGTTGCTGCACAAACAAAAGCAACTGTGCAAACAATGCCTGTGAAAATTGAAACTTTTACCATGATGTTTGATGATATAACAAACAGTTCTGCTGTTTTAGGTGTTTTATGGGAAAACACGTATGTTGGTTTAAAGTTTGAAACACCAACAGAAGCAATGGTTGCCAAACAAATTAATGCAACTATGAGTGGCCCTTCTGCAAATGATTATTTTGCATCTGCATCTTATTACTTAGAAGCTGGAAAAGATATTAAAAAAGCGCAAACTTGGATTGATAAAGCTGTAGAAATGACTTCTGATGCACCTAAATTCTATATTTTACGCAAACAATCTTTGATTCATGCAAAAGCAGGAGATAAAAAAGGAGCAATTAAAGCTGCTAAAGAATCTTTAAAGTATTCTGAAAAAGCAGGAAATGCAGGTTATGTAAAAATGAACAAAGCATCTTTAAAAGAATGGGGAGCAATGTAA
- a CDS encoding chloride channel protein, whose product MKLKRRRKLVSYSSILDQPIKFNPFVFNRTFLLWALLGLIGGVIAGVYWIVLEFLIHKIAFFDGWLVIPIMAICGLLAGLIIHFIGDPGEIHLIVDNIRFNKGKLDPKNNPSMILSSLLCVASGGSLGPEAPLVQITGSTGTWLGKIFRLKGEELRSLSIAGMASGFTALFGAPLGGSLFSLEILHHKHAVEYYKAIIPALVASCFSYIFFALIIHLGLGATWSLPTYEYSGTFDFGIAVLLAIAATMVGWLFIYCTKFLKSLFKKINTPIYIKTLLGGIILGVISYYFPLTRYFGHEEINSLLDNEFSINALFLILIFKLLAISVTVTSGWRGGFIIPLFFIGTTLGLIIHHFFPAINVSLAIISCMAAINACVTRTPMSTTILLATLTGFSYFIPILFASLTGYFLAPKTAFIGSQMDK is encoded by the coding sequence GTGAAACTTAAAAGGAGAAGAAAATTAGTCTCATATTCTAGTATATTAGACCAACCTATAAAATTTAATCCATTTGTTTTTAATCGTACTTTTTTACTTTGGGCACTTTTAGGTCTAATTGGCGGAGTCATAGCAGGTGTGTATTGGATTGTATTAGAATTTCTAATTCATAAAATTGCTTTTTTTGATGGATGGCTTGTTATACCAATCATGGCTATTTGCGGTTTACTAGCAGGTTTAATCATTCATTTTATTGGAGATCCAGGAGAGATTCACTTAATTGTTGACAATATTCGTTTTAACAAAGGAAAGCTAGACCCAAAGAACAATCCATCAATGATACTCTCTTCATTACTTTGTGTTGCATCTGGAGGAAGTCTTGGTCCGGAAGCTCCTTTAGTACAAATAACAGGATCTACAGGTACTTGGTTAGGTAAAATATTTCGATTAAAAGGAGAAGAATTACGCTCTTTAAGCATTGCCGGTATGGCATCTGGTTTTACAGCTTTGTTTGGCGCTCCGTTAGGTGGAAGTTTATTTTCTTTAGAAATTTTACACCATAAACATGCGGTAGAATACTATAAAGCCATTATACCTGCATTGGTAGCTAGTTGTTTTAGTTATATCTTTTTTGCGCTAATTATTCACTTAGGATTAGGAGCAACTTGGAGTTTGCCCACTTATGAGTATTCCGGTACTTTTGATTTTGGGATTGCTGTTTTATTAGCAATCGCAGCAACAATGGTAGGTTGGCTATTTATTTATTGTACAAAATTTTTAAAATCTCTTTTTAAAAAGATCAATACTCCTATTTACATTAAAACCTTACTAGGCGGAATAATACTTGGTGTAATTTCTTATTACTTTCCTTTAACAAGGTATTTTGGGCACGAAGAAATTAACTCTTTATTAGATAATGAGTTTTCTATTAACGCTTTATTTTTAATACTAATTTTTAAGCTTCTAGCTATTTCTGTTACTGTAACTTCTGGTTGGCGAGGTGGTTTTATTATTCCTCTATTTTTTATAGGAACCACACTTGGTTTAATTATACATCATTTTTTTCCAGCTATAAATGTTTCTTTAGCAATCATTAGCTGCATGGCAGCTATAAATGCCTGTGTAACAAGAACACCAATGAGCACCACCATTTTACTAGCAACACTAACAGGTTTTTCTTATTTTATCCCTATTTTATTTGCGAGTTTAACAGGTTATTTTTTAGCACCTAAAACAGCCTTTATTGGTTCTCAAATGGATAAATAA
- a CDS encoding DUF2721 domain-containing protein — protein sequence MEELTLTTPAVLFSAISLIMLAYTNRFLAYASVIRSLHDIYLEKQDHSLLRQIKNLKLRLNLTRWMQIFGISSLLFCVVTMFLIYVHLNTMAVWVFGLALILLIISLSLLIKEIQISTQALQHHIADIEEHLGK from the coding sequence ATGGAAGAATTAACATTAACAACACCCGCCGTTTTATTTTCTGCAATCTCTTTAATTATGTTAGCATATACAAACCGATTTTTAGCCTATGCATCTGTAATTAGAAGTTTACACGATATTTATTTAGAAAAACAAGACCATTCTTTACTAAGGCAAATTAAGAACTTAAAACTACGTCTAAACCTAACAAGGTGGATGCAGATTTTCGGTATTTCTAGTTTGTTGTTTTGTGTGGTAACTATGTTTTTAATCTATGTACATTTAAACACAATGGCAGTTTGGGTGTTTGGTTTAGCTTTAATTTTACTAATTATTTCTCTTTCTCTGTTGATAAAAGAAATACAGATTTCTACGCAAGCTTTACAGCATCATATTGCTGATATTGAAGAACATTTAGGAAAATAA
- the trmD gene encoding tRNA (guanosine(37)-N1)-methyltransferase TrmD gives MRIDIISVAPGLLESPFNHSIIKRAKEKGLAEIKIHDLREYGLGNYKQIDDTQFGGGAGMVMMIEPIANCIKKLQSERTYDEVIYMTPDAKTLNQSTANTLSLKENIVILTGHYKGVDQRIRDKYITKEISIGDYVLTGGELAAAVLVDAVVRLIPGVIGDEQSALTDSFQDNLLSPPVYTRPSEFEGMKVPDVLLSGNFPKIDDWRSDQAYKRTEEIRPDLLEDKTS, from the coding sequence ATGCGAATAGATATTATTTCAGTTGCCCCAGGTTTATTAGAAAGTCCGTTTAATCACTCAATTATTAAACGCGCAAAAGAAAAAGGTTTGGCAGAGATTAAAATTCACGATTTACGTGAATATGGTTTAGGAAATTATAAACAAATTGACGACACACAATTTGGTGGTGGTGCTGGTATGGTTATGATGATTGAGCCTATTGCAAATTGCATTAAAAAATTACAATCAGAGAGAACGTATGATGAAGTTATTTATATGACTCCAGATGCAAAAACATTAAACCAATCTACCGCAAACACACTTTCTTTAAAAGAAAACATCGTTATTTTAACTGGTCATTATAAAGGTGTAGACCAAAGAATTCGCGATAAATATATTACCAAAGAAATATCTATTGGAGATTATGTTTTAACGGGAGGCGAATTAGCTGCTGCCGTTTTAGTAGATGCAGTTGTTCGTTTAATACCTGGTGTTATTGGCGATGAACAATCTGCCCTTACAGATTCTTTTCAAGACAATTTATTATCACCACCTGTATATACAAGACCATCAGAATTTGAAGGAATGAAAGTACCAGACGTATTATTATCTGGTAATTTTCCTAAAATTGATGATTGGAGAAGCGACCAAGCCTACAAAAGAACAGAAGAAATTAGACCCGATTTATTAGAAGATAAAACCTCTTAG
- a CDS encoding glycosyltransferase family 39 protein has product MNTIKTFIKNNKAISWVLGFQLFRLLLLPFMGLMPQDAYYYLYGQNLSLSYFDHPGMIGYILRIFTEIFGHSIFTIKFADFVITSLTIFSFYKLASYFLSKQKLQRAIVLLASTIFVSILSFNSTPDVPLLLFWTLSLICLYKAIFEEKKWFWILGGIAMGLAFDSKYTALLLQIGLIAFLVFSNKYRKLLLSPWVWISLIISAAVTFPVWYWNYQNDFASFMFQSSDRTNSISEFKISPKNFFGAIGHQMFLLVPVLFLVFITFTYKYIKRALLKFKLPTAKTLFLLAFFIPTFVGFFSLTPIYWVKLNWMMPSYITGIILAGMFINKKLLKIQVIISIVFHVLFSLQILFYLVPIKSDDTWVGWKELALETKKLQETHPNTFVFSDDNYKTSACLNFFMDEKVYAQNIIGLPALHFDYLGDDLSTLNTKNALFIDSDKRFKNNDKNGNHNPLLDTYFKEVTELAPIIIKINGKESRKFWVYYCTNYQAKK; this is encoded by the coding sequence TTGAATACAATAAAAACATTTATAAAAAACAACAAAGCCATTTCTTGGGTTTTAGGATTTCAATTATTTAGATTGCTATTACTCCCATTTATGGGGTTAATGCCTCAAGATGCGTATTATTATTTATACGGACAAAATTTATCGCTTTCTTATTTTGATCATCCAGGAATGATTGGATACATTTTAAGAATCTTTACAGAAATTTTTGGACACTCTATTTTTACCATAAAATTTGCCGATTTTGTAATAACCTCGTTAACCATATTCAGTTTTTATAAACTAGCTTCTTATTTTTTATCAAAACAAAAACTACAAAGAGCCATTGTTTTATTAGCTTCAACCATTTTTGTTTCCATTTTATCCTTTAATTCTACTCCAGATGTTCCGTTATTATTATTCTGGACACTGAGTTTAATTTGTTTGTACAAAGCAATTTTTGAAGAAAAAAAGTGGTTTTGGATTTTAGGCGGAATTGCAATGGGACTGGCGTTTGACAGTAAATACACAGCATTATTACTACAAATAGGACTAATTGCATTTCTAGTATTTTCTAACAAATACAGAAAACTATTACTATCTCCTTGGGTTTGGATTTCTTTAATTATTTCTGCTGCAGTTACATTTCCGGTTTGGTATTGGAACTACCAAAATGACTTTGCATCATTTATGTTTCAATCATCAGACAGAACAAATTCTATTTCAGAATTTAAAATATCTCCTAAAAACTTCTTTGGCGCTATTGGTCATCAAATGTTTTTATTAGTACCTGTTTTATTTTTAGTCTTTATCACGTTTACCTATAAATATATAAAAAGAGCCTTATTAAAATTTAAACTCCCAACAGCAAAAACATTATTTTTATTAGCCTTTTTTATCCCAACTTTCGTTGGATTTTTTAGCCTTACTCCTATTTATTGGGTAAAATTAAATTGGATGATGCCTTCTTACATTACCGGAATCATTTTAGCGGGTATGTTTATCAATAAGAAATTATTGAAGATTCAAGTTATTATTTCAATCGTTTTTCATGTACTTTTTAGTTTACAAATTTTATTTTATTTAGTACCTATTAAGAGTGACGACACTTGGGTTGGTTGGAAAGAATTGGCTTTAGAAACAAAAAAACTACAAGAGACACACCCAAATACTTTTGTTTTTTCTGATGACAATTATAAAACATCTGCTTGTTTAAACTTTTTTATGGATGAAAAAGTGTATGCACAAAACATTATCGGTTTACCTGCATTACATTTTGATTATCTAGGTGATGATTTATCAACTTTAAACACTAAAAACGCTTTATTTATAGACTCGGATAAGCGTTTTAAAAACAACGATAAAAACGGAAATCACAATCCATTATTAGATACTTATTTTAAAGAAGTTACCGAATTAGCACCTATCATTATAAAAATTAACGGTAAAGAGTCTCGTAAATTTTGGGTCTATTATTGCACTAACTATCAGGCAAAAAAATAA
- the rplS gene encoding 50S ribosomal protein L19 — translation MESLVKFVQDEFVARKEFAEFAAGDTITVYYEIKEGEKVRTQFFRGVVIQRRGIAASETFTIRKMSGTVGVERIFPVNLPSIQKIEVNKRGKVRRARIFYFRGLTGKKARITEKRR, via the coding sequence ATGGAATCTTTAGTAAAATTTGTACAAGACGAATTTGTAGCAAGAAAAGAATTTGCAGAATTTGCAGCAGGTGATACCATCACTGTTTATTACGAAATTAAAGAGGGAGAAAAAGTACGTACTCAGTTTTTTAGAGGTGTAGTTATTCAAAGAAGAGGAATTGCAGCATCTGAAACATTTACAATCAGAAAAATGTCTGGTACTGTAGGTGTAGAAAGAATTTTTCCTGTAAACTTACCTTCTATTCAAAAAATTGAAGTTAACAAAAGAGGTAAAGTACGTAGAGCTCGTATTTTCTACTTTAGAGGTCTTACTGGTAAAAAAGCTAGAATTACTGAAAAAAGAAGATAA